The following proteins come from a genomic window of Candidatus Bipolaricaulis sibiricus:
- a CDS encoding Dipeptide transport system permease protein DppB — translation MIKRVLYAVFIFFVVLTLNFFIPRIGVHDPAERYYPPQGGMSTIEYEIIKQFTREQYGFDVSTFQQYVRYLRGLLRLDLGTSLRSGSPKVTALIAQRLPWTLVLSVSTLVISLVVGLLFGTVAAWKRGRWQDTLLLNASTVSVALPSFFIALMLSFYLGFRLELFPAYTNPNMVAQFDWSWSAIRMVFTNAALPIMSMSLGGIIGYSQMTRNSVIAVTNEDYVVTARAKGLPQAAVLYKHVLRNALLPLATSIGMNIGGLIGGAIIIEQVFNWQGMGTLFLEANSTKDYPLMMGIMLFLSAFAILANLVTELLYVVLDPRVTVGDKR, via the coding sequence GTGATCAAGAGGGTTCTGTACGCGGTGTTCATCTTCTTTGTCGTGCTGACGCTCAACTTCTTCATCCCCCGCATCGGCGTACACGATCCCGCGGAACGCTACTACCCGCCGCAGGGGGGGATGTCCACCATCGAGTACGAGATCATCAAGCAGTTCACCCGTGAGCAGTACGGCTTCGACGTGTCGACCTTCCAGCAGTACGTCCGCTACCTGCGAGGGTTGTTGCGTCTGGACTTGGGCACCTCGCTGCGGTCTGGATCCCCCAAAGTGACTGCTCTGATCGCCCAGCGGCTGCCGTGGACCCTTGTCCTGTCGGTGAGCACGCTCGTCATCAGCTTGGTCGTTGGCCTCTTGTTTGGCACGGTGGCGGCCTGGAAGCGCGGTCGGTGGCAGGACACCTTGCTACTGAACGCGTCTACCGTCAGCGTTGCTCTGCCCAGCTTCTTCATCGCCTTGATGCTGTCCTTCTACCTCGGGTTCAGACTGGAGCTATTTCCGGCGTACACGAACCCCAACATGGTCGCCCAGTTCGACTGGAGTTGGAGCGCGATCCGGATGGTGTTCACCAATGCCGCCCTGCCGATCATGAGCATGTCGCTGGGGGGGATCATCGGCTATTCCCAGATGACCCGGAACAGCGTGATTGCTGTAACGAACGAGGACTACGTCGTCACGGCCCGAGCCAAGGGACTGCCTCAGGCCGCCGTCCTGTACAAACACGTGCTGCGGAACGCGCTGCTTCCGTTAGCCACCTCGATCGGCATGAACATCGGAGGGCTCATCGGCGGGGCGATCATCATCGAGCAGGTGTTCAACTGGCAAGGCATGGGGACCCTGTTTCTGGAAGCGAACAGCACCAAGGACTACCCGCTGATGATGGGTATAATGTTGTTTCTGTCGGCGTTCGCTATTCTCGCCAATCTGGTCACTGAGTTGCTCTACGTTGTTCTGGATCCGCGCGTCACAGTTGGGGACAAGCGATGA
- a CDS encoding ABC transporter, ATP-binding protein (cluster 5, nickel/peptides/opines) encodes MADAVLEVRNLKVAFPCPGGVIRAVEGIDLDIEQGRCAALVGESGCGKSVSALAIMKLLNTPPAVWRVDRLRLDDLDLAHLPDRQMERIRGKHMAIVFQDAMTALNPVMTVGKQIDEVYLRHSRLSRREARQRTIKALELVGVPEARSRANSYPHQLSGGMRQRVLIALAFACVPKLIIADEPTTALDVTIQAQVLDVLKSMQRVHRVSALLITHDLSVVANMADHVYVMYAGKIVERAALQELFVAPLHPYTDGLLASVPRISDERQPFVQIPDAVPHPMRKPTGCYFHPRCPRSSELCERRMPHLEARADERAVRCWHPLLQRDEVRS; translated from the coding sequence ATGGCTGATGCCGTGCTTGAAGTCAGGAATCTGAAGGTTGCTTTCCCGTGCCCAGGTGGGGTGATCCGAGCGGTGGAGGGCATCGACCTCGACATCGAGCAGGGGCGGTGTGCGGCCTTGGTAGGGGAGTCTGGCTGTGGCAAGAGCGTCAGTGCCTTGGCGATCATGAAGCTTCTCAACACCCCCCCAGCGGTCTGGCGAGTCGACAGGCTCCGGCTCGATGATCTTGACCTGGCCCATCTACCTGACAGACAGATGGAACGGATCCGCGGGAAGCACATGGCGATCGTTTTCCAGGACGCGATGACTGCGCTGAACCCCGTGATGACCGTGGGCAAGCAGATCGACGAGGTCTACCTCCGGCACAGCCGGTTGTCGCGACGGGAGGCTCGGCAGCGCACGATCAAAGCTCTGGAGCTGGTGGGGGTTCCCGAGGCCCGATCGCGGGCCAACAGCTATCCCCATCAGCTGTCGGGAGGGATGCGCCAGCGAGTTCTCATCGCCTTGGCCTTCGCCTGCGTGCCCAAGCTCATCATCGCCGACGAGCCCACCACCGCACTTGACGTTACGATCCAGGCCCAGGTACTGGACGTACTGAAGAGCATGCAGCGGGTCCATAGGGTATCCGCACTGCTGATCACCCACGATCTGAGCGTGGTAGCCAACATGGCTGACCACGTGTACGTCATGTACGCGGGCAAGATCGTGGAGCGGGCGGCGCTGCAGGAGCTGTTCGTGGCGCCGCTGCACCCGTACACCGATGGCCTTCTGGCCTCCGTCCCCCGGATCTCCGACGAGAGGCAGCCTTTTGTCCAGATCCCAGATGCCGTTCCCCACCCGATGCGCAAGCCGACCGGGTGCTACTTTCATCCTCGCTGCCCGCGTTCGAGCGAGCTGTGCGAGCGACGGATGCCCCACCTAGAGGCCCGGGCTGACGAGCGGGCCGTCCGCTGTTGGCACCCGTTGCTTCAGCGTGACGAGGTGCGATCATGA